Proteins from one Pseudomonas sp. KBS0710 genomic window:
- the gstA gene encoding glutathione transferase GstA has translation MKLYFSPNACSLAPHIVLRELALPFDLVLVDNQAKTTANGEDFLQINPKGYVAALQLDNGQVLTEASAILQYLADLKPAAHLAPANGSWERVRLQEWLNFIASEIHGGLAIFFNPAIQGDVRAMFVATLYKRLAILVQTLERQDYLLGERYSVADAYLFVVLRWAAFHEIDLQQWPALAAFVQRVGARPAVTAALAAESA, from the coding sequence ATGAAACTGTATTTTTCTCCGAATGCCTGTTCCCTCGCCCCGCATATCGTGTTGCGCGAATTGGCCTTGCCCTTCGATCTGGTGCTGGTCGATAACCAGGCCAAAACCACCGCCAATGGCGAAGACTTCCTGCAAATAAACCCCAAGGGCTATGTGGCGGCGCTGCAACTGGATAACGGCCAGGTGCTGACCGAAGCCAGTGCGATCCTGCAATACCTGGCCGACCTTAAACCCGCCGCCCATTTGGCCCCGGCCAACGGCAGCTGGGAACGTGTGCGCTTGCAGGAATGGCTGAATTTTATCGCCAGCGAGATTCATGGCGGGCTGGCGATTTTCTTCAACCCGGCGATTCAAGGCGATGTGCGGGCGATGTTTGTGGCTACGTTGTACAAGCGTTTGGCGATTCTGGTGCAGACGCTGGAGCGTCAGGATTATTTGCTGGGCGAGCGGTATTCGGTGGCGGATGCGTATTTGTTTGTGGTGCTGCGTTGGGCGGCGTTTCATGAGATTGATTTACAGCAGTGGCCGGCGCTGGCGGCGTTTGTGCAACGCGTGGGCGCACGGCCTGCCGTGACTGCGGCACTGGCTGCCGAATCTGCATGA
- a CDS encoding phosphate/phosphite/phosphonate ABC transporter substrate-binding protein, which yields MSDHYAELLMYVAPAAVQQANQAWLTRIFQRLNLNRRNADHLDLHGLWLAPELLVTQTCGYPLITQLRGKVRVIGRPRYELAHSSQGEHCSLLLTRDDNPRTRLADFYNSRGVINGHDSNSGMNLLRERLAPLQHDGRFFANVGISGAHRESLRWLREGRADLAAIDSVTYDYLARFAAEEVAGLRIVTHSAPSPTLPYVGPLHLSDQQAAHIREVMNQALQDLPHVVETLGIRAVLPASEDDYQVLLGYQQTAVDAGYPNIQ from the coding sequence ATGAGTGACCACTACGCCGAGTTGTTGATGTACGTCGCGCCCGCAGCGGTGCAACAGGCCAACCAAGCGTGGCTTACGCGCATTTTCCAACGCCTGAACCTGAACCGCCGCAACGCCGACCACCTCGACCTGCATGGGCTATGGCTGGCGCCCGAACTGCTGGTGACGCAAACCTGCGGCTACCCGCTGATAACCCAGCTGCGCGGCAAAGTGCGCGTGATCGGCCGCCCGCGCTACGAGCTGGCTCACAGCAGCCAGGGCGAGCATTGCAGCCTGTTGCTGACCCGCGACGACAACCCGCGTACCCGGCTCGCGGACTTTTACAACAGCCGGGGCGTGATCAACGGCCACGACTCCAACAGCGGTATGAACCTGCTGCGTGAACGCCTTGCACCTTTGCAGCACGACGGCCGATTTTTCGCCAACGTCGGCATCAGCGGCGCCCACCGTGAAAGCTTGCGCTGGCTGCGCGAAGGCCGCGCCGACCTTGCCGCCATCGACAGCGTGACCTACGACTACCTCGCCCGTTTCGCCGCCGAAGAAGTGGCGGGGCTGCGCATCGTCACGCACAGCGCACCGAGCCCGACCTTGCCCTACGTCGGCCCGCTGCACTTGAGCGATCAGCAAGCGGCGCACATTCGTGAGGTGATGAATCAAGCGTTGCAGGATTTACCACACGTGGTCGAAACCCTCGGCATCCGTGCGGTCCTGCCCGCCAGCGAAGACGACTACCAGGTGCTCCTGGGCTACCAGCAAACAGCCGTCGATGCCGGTTATCCGAATATTCAATAA
- a CDS encoding ornithine cyclodeaminase family protein, with protein sequence MQPIYIDFLNGLDIDELGLTNDEILSAIEASLGIQGRGEAVIEPRTHLIPGGDINGHFNVLRGVLGGDIGYAGVKVVGDFVDNYRKGLPSELAILNLLDPATGIPQAILDASAITDMRTGAVTAIGAKYLARPGSKVLAHIGARGTAYWNVRLLDHLFDFEEIRVHSRRSESREAFAERLRQDLGKPVIVTDDWESTVRGADIVVEASRLDQPEPLLRTDWIKPGAFVVPYGTMSAVELSLTDIMSKLVVDDWGQCKGGMFGALRAHVDAGKLSAETLHAELGQIVAGLKNGRDNPEETILFWHRGLSLSDIALGHALLAKAKRLGIGQRLRWA encoded by the coding sequence ATGCAACCAATCTACATTGACTTTCTCAACGGCCTGGACATCGACGAACTGGGTCTTACCAATGACGAAATCCTCAGCGCCATCGAAGCCAGCCTGGGCATTCAGGGCCGTGGCGAGGCAGTCATCGAGCCGCGCACGCACCTGATTCCCGGCGGTGATATCAACGGCCACTTCAACGTATTACGCGGTGTGCTGGGTGGCGATATCGGCTATGCCGGCGTCAAGGTGGTGGGTGATTTTGTCGACAACTACCGCAAGGGGCTGCCATCGGAACTGGCCATCCTCAACCTGCTGGACCCGGCCACCGGCATTCCCCAAGCCATCCTCGACGCCTCGGCCATTACCGACATGCGCACCGGCGCCGTCACCGCCATCGGCGCCAAATACCTGGCCCGGCCGGGCAGCAAAGTGCTGGCGCATATCGGCGCACGCGGCACGGCCTACTGGAATGTGCGCTTGCTCGATCATCTGTTCGACTTCGAGGAAATCCGCGTGCATTCGCGCCGCAGCGAAAGCCGCGAAGCCTTTGCCGAACGCCTGCGCCAAGACCTGGGCAAGCCGGTAATTGTCACCGACGATTGGGAAAGCACCGTGCGCGGCGCCGACATCGTGGTCGAGGCCTCGCGCCTGGACCAGCCCGAGCCGCTGTTGCGCACCGACTGGATCAAACCCGGCGCCTTTGTGGTGCCCTACGGCACCATGAGCGCAGTGGAGCTGTCGCTGACCGACATCATGAGCAAGCTGGTGGTCGACGATTGGGGCCAGTGCAAAGGCGGCATGTTCGGCGCCTTGCGTGCCCACGTGGACGCCGGAAAACTCAGCGCCGAAACTCTGCACGCCGAGCTTGGGCAGATCGTTGCTGGTTTGAAAAACGGTCGCGACAACCCCGAGGAAACCATCCTGTTCTGGCACCGTGGCCTGAGCCTCAGTGACATCGCCCTGGGCCACGCGCTGCTGGCGAAAGCCAAGCGTCTAGGCATCGGGCAGCGGTTGCGCTGGGCATGA
- a CDS encoding ABC transporter substrate-binding protein yields MKTIKNLLGGSLLALAVLTQPTQAAEAIKPIHFGDITWESGSLITEVLRLIVEKGYGLPTDTLPGSTVSLEAALAKDDIQVIGEEWAGRSPAWVKAEAEGKVFGLGDTVKGATEGWWVPEYVIKGDAERGIKPLAPELKSVADLARYKDVFRDPEDPSKGRFLNSPTGWTSEIVNSQKLKAYGLTDTFVNFRTGSGAALDAEVASSIRRGKPVLFYYWSPTPLLGRFKLIKLEEPPFNADAWKTLADANNPHPIGTRSMPAHLAIGVSAPFKAQYPQLVTLFEKVDLPIDLLNGILAQMSEKREQPRQVALAFLKEQPQVWQQWVPADVAAKIKGAL; encoded by the coding sequence ATGAAAACAATTAAAAACCTGCTCGGTGGCTCGCTGCTGGCGCTCGCTGTCCTGACGCAGCCCACTCAGGCCGCCGAGGCCATCAAACCCATTCACTTCGGCGACATCACCTGGGAAAGCGGCAGCCTGATCACCGAAGTGCTGCGCCTGATCGTCGAGAAAGGCTACGGCCTGCCCACCGACACCTTGCCCGGCAGCACCGTGAGCCTGGAGGCCGCCCTGGCCAAGGACGACATTCAGGTGATCGGCGAAGAATGGGCCGGGCGCAGTCCTGCGTGGGTCAAGGCCGAGGCGGAAGGCAAAGTGTTCGGCCTGGGCGACACGGTCAAAGGCGCCACTGAAGGCTGGTGGGTGCCCGAATACGTGATCAAGGGTGATGCCGAACGCGGCATCAAACCGCTGGCGCCGGAGCTGAAATCGGTGGCCGATCTGGCGCGCTACAAGGACGTGTTCCGCGACCCGGAAGACCCAAGCAAAGGCCGCTTCCTCAACAGCCCCACCGGCTGGACCTCGGAAATCGTCAACAGCCAGAAGCTCAAGGCCTATGGCTTGACCGACACCTTCGTCAACTTCCGCACCGGCTCCGGCGCGGCGCTGGATGCTGAAGTGGCCTCCTCGATCCGCCGTGGCAAACCGGTGTTGTTCTACTACTGGTCGCCGACGCCACTGCTCGGCCGCTTCAAGCTGATCAAACTCGAAGAGCCGCCGTTCAACGCCGACGCCTGGAAAACCCTGGCCGACGCCAACAACCCGCACCCCATCGGCACCCGCTCAATGCCTGCACACCTGGCGATTGGCGTGTCGGCGCCGTTCAAGGCGCAGTACCCACAACTGGTGACGTTGTTTGAAAAAGTTGACCTGCCGATCGACCTGCTCAACGGCATCCTCGCGCAGATGAGCGAGAAGCGTGAACAGCCGCGCCAGGTCGCGCTGGCGTTCCTTAAAGAACAGCCGCAAGTGTGGCAGCAATGGGTGCCTGCGGATGTCGCGGCCAAGATCAAGGGAGCACTCTGA
- a CDS encoding fatty acid desaturase codes for MANYLDLTQRREIEALARSFTAITEWPTWLLLIGVYAGWFTVILASHWLGLWLSTVLLIPLVTLWLSVQHELLHGHPTRSPLINKLLGYAPFAVWYPYTLYRDSHLLHHNDEDLTLPGIDPESRYLNQHQWDNSSLLNRSVHWLTKTVLGRFLLASPLAIARLARHQLQHLPQVWPMWLAHGGVTILMLSFIAHYSALPVWHYLLLVTAPALSLASIRSYYEHRPHVQPEQRTVLNEASWPWTWLFLNNNLHLVHHDLPKLPWYLLPTVYRARREQWVARSGGFLVQGYGQLISRHGLKAIDSPRHPFA; via the coding sequence ATCGAAGCCCTGGCACGCAGTTTTACTGCAATCACCGAATGGCCGACCTGGCTGTTGCTGATCGGCGTATACGCCGGCTGGTTCACCGTGATCCTCGCCAGTCACTGGCTGGGCCTGTGGTTGAGCACCGTGTTGCTGATCCCGCTGGTGACGCTCTGGCTGTCGGTGCAACACGAATTGCTGCATGGCCATCCCACCCGTTCGCCCCTGATCAACAAACTGCTCGGCTACGCGCCTTTTGCCGTGTGGTACCCCTACACGTTGTACCGCGACAGTCACCTGTTGCATCACAACGATGAAGACCTGACCCTGCCGGGCATCGACCCGGAAAGCCGTTACCTCAATCAACACCAGTGGGATAACAGCTCGTTGCTCAATCGAAGCGTTCACTGGCTGACCAAAACCGTACTCGGCCGTTTTCTGCTGGCATCGCCGCTGGCCATCGCCCGATTGGCGCGTCATCAACTCCAGCACCTGCCCCAGGTGTGGCCGATGTGGCTGGCTCACGGCGGCGTGACAATCCTGATGCTGAGCTTTATCGCCCACTACAGCGCACTCCCGGTATGGCATTACCTGCTGCTGGTGACTGCGCCAGCCTTGTCCCTGGCGTCGATCCGTTCCTACTATGAACACCGCCCACACGTGCAGCCGGAACAGCGCACCGTGCTCAACGAAGCGTCCTGGCCGTGGACCTGGCTGTTCCTCAACAACAACCTGCACCTGGTGCACCACGACTTGCCCAAGTTGCCCTGGTATCTGTTGCCCACGGTCTACCGGGCGCGGCGTGAACAATGGGTGGCGCGCAGCGGTGGTTTCCTGGTGCAGGGTTATGGTCAGTTGATCAGCCGCCATGGCCTCAAGGCCATCGACAGCCCAAGGCACCCTTTTGCGTGA
- a CDS encoding aliphatic sulfonate ABC transporter substrate-binding protein, producing MLKVLAAVVFSLVAGNVLAAEPSTLRIGYQKSSVSMVLAREHKLFEEALPGTQVQWTEFLGGPPLIEALNAGSLDIGNIGDIPPIFAQAAGIDLQYFAVEPNEGKTEAVLVPKASSIQSVAELKGKRVALLKGSSAHNLFLKSLLRAGLQWKDVNVVYLSPSDGRAAFEQGKVDAWVVWDPYYSAAVVDGSARVLGDGQGLNPAGSFFVVNSPFAKRYPHAVATIIKTLGKAQRLSLDQPAESIALMAKTLGLQPAVVKSYFEHRSPEPIRPLQAIDIANQQRTADLFFANGLIPKKVDVQQIVFKAP from the coding sequence ATGCTGAAAGTCCTCGCTGCTGTTGTTTTTTCGCTGGTGGCCGGCAACGTACTGGCCGCCGAACCGTCCACCTTGCGTATCGGCTACCAGAAAAGCTCGGTGAGCATGGTGCTGGCCCGTGAGCACAAGCTGTTCGAAGAAGCGCTGCCCGGCACCCAGGTGCAATGGACCGAATTCCTCGGCGGCCCGCCGCTGATCGAGGCGTTGAACGCCGGCAGCCTGGACATCGGCAATATCGGCGACATCCCGCCGATCTTCGCCCAGGCCGCCGGCATTGACTTGCAGTACTTCGCCGTCGAGCCCAATGAAGGCAAGACCGAAGCGGTGCTGGTGCCCAAAGCCAGCAGCATCCAAAGCGTGGCCGAACTCAAAGGCAAGCGCGTGGCGCTGCTCAAGGGTTCCAGCGCACACAACCTGTTCCTCAAAAGCCTGCTGCGCGCGGGCTTGCAGTGGAAGGATGTAAACGTGGTGTACCTGTCGCCGTCCGACGGCCGCGCCGCGTTCGAGCAAGGAAAAGTCGACGCCTGGGTGGTGTGGGACCCGTATTACTCGGCGGCCGTGGTCGATGGTTCCGCCCGCGTGCTCGGCGACGGCCAGGGCCTTAACCCGGCCGGCAGTTTTTTTGTGGTCAACAGCCCATTTGCCAAACGGTACCCGCACGCCGTTGCCACCATCATAAAAACGCTCGGCAAGGCCCAGCGCCTGTCCCTGGACCAGCCCGCAGAAAGCATTGCCTTGATGGCCAAGACCTTGGGCCTGCAACCGGCCGTGGTTAAAAGCTACTTCGAACACCGCTCGCCGGAGCCGATTCGCCCGCTGCAAGCCATCGATATCGCCAACCAGCAACGCACCGCCGACCTGTTCTTCGCCAACGGGCTGATCCCGAAAAAGGTCGATGTGCAGCAAATAGTTTTCAAGGCCCCGTAA
- a CDS encoding TonB-dependent receptor, which yields MSQFNRVPLRTFALVPLASLFLSFAASAEDARQVYHIAPGPLDEVLLNISRQSGQVISFTPQLGRYSSAQVDGSLSAQQAVDAALKGTGLQVQVSPDGAFIIKEGAQASSNVKAQTSAAQAPTLDRVVAIGTRRSDATALTSSAPVDVINAEELKQTGATSLNQALFQLLPSFNFPQNNSATRGQDPKGASLRGLSPDQTLVLINGKRRHTSAVVNISGGVPFIGAQPVDLDMIPISAIDHVEVLRDGASAQYGSDAVAGVVNIVLKERDSGGGINTQLGKYAQGDGFSKTTDGWYGIGLPGDGFLTLSFNTLNNKPDDIGDKYVADGQVQDPRWGGAGRDKYNLAANAEIGLNDKWRLYSFATFGQDTSVNNTPPLLASSPNNVASIYPGGTIPKYRYRYEDGAITVGTRYEDESIGRFDLSATYGRDEHDELAFNTVNPSYGANSPTKFNVATLVNDQTNITLDYAKDLDVNWSSHPLTVSGGVAYRHEQYRLEAGDYDSYSFGGIDGVQVGAVQASGLTPDDADTFKRDVAGVYFGLENQVTDKLQVGVAGRTEHYSDFGSATTGKLSARYDFTPQVGLRATVNNAYHAPSLGQIGTSWTTTTNLDANGNPVLTRMLPADNPAARALGAQPLKPEKSTNYSLGLVLRPADNASLTIDAYQISIRDRLLFSGGISGPLAEQILTNAGYGQYSWAQFMTNAADTRTRGVDIVGKYNLDLEQFGNLALSAGYTKARTTIEKVHENPNGFEVLTREARGFVEHGYPEDKLVFGAVHKISQWTIALNQTRYGKYRKYAASETNAQYDQVFSAQWTTDLDVNYAFTKQLRVSVGVNNLFDSKPDDFNSRLRQTPGQQYSYLSPTAPEGAFYYTRLSYDF from the coding sequence GTGAGTCAGTTCAACCGTGTGCCGCTTCGAACCTTTGCCCTGGTGCCGTTGGCCAGCCTGTTTTTGTCCTTTGCCGCCAGCGCCGAAGACGCGCGTCAGGTCTACCACATCGCCCCTGGCCCGCTGGATGAAGTGCTGCTGAACATCAGCCGCCAGAGCGGCCAGGTGATCTCTTTCACACCGCAGCTGGGGCGTTATTCTTCGGCTCAGGTCGACGGTTCATTATCGGCGCAACAGGCCGTGGATGCCGCGCTCAAAGGCACCGGCCTGCAGGTGCAAGTCAGCCCGGACGGTGCATTTATCATCAAGGAAGGCGCGCAGGCCAGCAGCAATGTTAAGGCCCAAACCAGCGCCGCCCAGGCGCCGACCCTCGACCGCGTAGTCGCCATCGGCACCCGTCGCAGCGACGCCACGGCCCTGACCAGCAGCGCGCCGGTGGATGTGATCAACGCCGAAGAACTCAAGCAAACCGGTGCCACCAGCCTCAACCAGGCGTTGTTCCAACTGCTGCCGTCGTTCAACTTTCCGCAGAACAACAGCGCCACCCGTGGGCAAGACCCCAAGGGTGCGTCGCTGCGTGGCCTGTCGCCCGACCAGACCCTGGTGCTGATCAACGGCAAGCGCCGGCACACCTCGGCGGTGGTGAATATTTCCGGTGGCGTGCCGTTTATTGGCGCGCAGCCGGTAGACCTGGACATGATCCCCATCAGCGCCATCGACCACGTCGAAGTGCTGCGCGATGGCGCCTCGGCGCAATACGGCTCCGACGCGGTTGCCGGGGTGGTCAACATTGTGCTCAAGGAGCGCGACAGCGGTGGCGGCATCAACACCCAACTGGGCAAATACGCCCAGGGCGACGGCTTCAGCAAGACCACGGATGGCTGGTACGGCATTGGCCTGCCGGGCGATGGTTTCCTGACCCTGAGCTTCAACACCCTGAACAACAAGCCCGATGATATCGGCGACAAATACGTCGCCGACGGCCAAGTGCAAGACCCGCGCTGGGGCGGTGCCGGGCGCGACAAATACAACCTGGCCGCCAACGCCGAAATCGGCCTCAACGATAAATGGCGCCTCTACAGCTTCGCCACGTTCGGCCAGGACACCTCGGTCAACAACACGCCGCCGTTACTCGCGAGCAGCCCGAATAATGTGGCGTCGATCTACCCCGGCGGCACCATTCCCAAGTATCGCTATCGCTATGAAGACGGCGCCATCACCGTGGGAACGCGCTATGAAGACGAGTCCATCGGCCGCTTCGACCTGAGCGCCACCTATGGCCGCGACGAGCACGACGAGCTGGCCTTCAACACCGTCAACCCGAGCTACGGTGCCAACAGCCCGACCAAATTCAACGTCGCTACGTTAGTCAACGACCAGACCAACATCACCCTCGATTACGCCAAGGACTTGGATGTGAACTGGTCCAGCCACCCGCTGACGGTCTCGGGGGGCGTGGCCTACCGTCATGAACAGTACCGGCTGGAAGCGGGCGATTACGACTCCTACTCGTTTGGCGGCATCGACGGCGTGCAGGTCGGCGCCGTACAAGCTTCCGGCCTGACCCCGGACGATGCCGACACCTTCAAGCGCGATGTGGCCGGCGTGTATTTCGGCCTCGAAAACCAGGTCACCGACAAGCTGCAAGTCGGCGTCGCCGGGCGCACCGAGCACTACTCGGACTTCGGCTCGGCCACCACCGGCAAGCTGTCGGCGCGGTATGACTTCACCCCGCAAGTGGGCCTGCGCGCCACCGTCAACAATGCTTATCACGCACCCAGCCTGGGGCAGATCGGCACGTCATGGACCACCACCACCAACCTCGACGCCAACGGCAACCCGGTGTTGACCCGCATGTTGCCCGCCGACAACCCGGCCGCCCGTGCCCTTGGCGCGCAACCGCTCAAGCCGGAGAAATCGACCAACTATTCGTTGGGCCTGGTGCTGCGACCTGCCGACAACGCCTCGTTGACCATCGACGCGTACCAGATCTCGATTCGCGACCGCCTGCTGTTCAGCGGGGGTATTTCCGGGCCTTTGGCTGAGCAGATTCTCACCAATGCCGGCTACGGCCAGTATTCCTGGGCGCAGTTCATGACCAATGCCGCCGACACCCGCACCCGGGGTGTCGACATCGTTGGCAAGTACAACCTGGACCTCGAGCAGTTCGGCAACCTGGCCCTGTCGGCTGGCTACACCAAAGCCCGCACCACGATCGAGAAGGTCCACGAAAACCCCAACGGTTTTGAAGTGTTGACCCGCGAAGCCCGTGGTTTTGTCGAGCACGGCTACCCCGAAGACAAGCTGGTGTTCGGCGCGGTGCACAAAATCAGTCAGTGGACCATCGCCCTTAACCAAACCCGCTATGGCAAATACCGCAAATACGCGGCCAGCGAGACCAACGCCCAGTACGACCAAGTGTTCAGTGCGCAATGGACCACTGACCTGGACGTGAACTACGCGTTCACCAAGCAACTGCGCGTGTCGGTGGGCGTAAACAACCTGTTCGACAGCAAGCCTGACGACTTCAACAGCCGCCTGCGCCAGACGCCAGGCCAGCAATACAGCTACCTGTCACCGACCGCGCCGGAAGGGGCGTTCTACTACACGCGGCTCAGTTATGACTTTTAA
- a CDS encoding aromatic amino acid lyase — protein sequence MIHFDPQGLTLDDLLAIARQDSPANFSAQARQRIDEGHRLLLKLAAQGTAIYGLTTGLGAAVDTSVAPVQASIPLGRAVGVGRFANRQELRAITAARLAGLAQGRSGISPVAADALLDLLNSGVEPEVPLLGSLGESDLAPLAHLSLALNVPLTGKDGLALVSANAVSVGLGALLVAEVQQVLEALLAALALSCEGYRANLSPFQPWASRLRPAPGQTEQSAALLQLLEGGELAGSPRRLQDPLSFRCATVVQGAAQQALQQLHALVELELRSGADNPALISEESMVLATANFDSTHLALAAEGLGLALSRVAACSAERIAKLLSPASSDLPRFLITQPGHVGMAALQRTSSALVAEIGHLANPLPAVSVPVADRVEDYAGQALAVVDKTRRLTERVLWVASIELIVAAQAVDLRGVLRLGQGARQIHAAVRSQVAHLDQDRSGSVDVLALSNFILDGHLKPFL from the coding sequence ATGATTCACTTCGACCCCCAAGGTTTGACGCTGGATGATTTGCTGGCCATTGCACGCCAGGATAGTCCGGCAAACTTCAGCGCCCAGGCGCGCCAACGCATCGACGAAGGTCACCGGTTGCTGCTGAAACTGGCAGCGCAAGGCACAGCGATTTATGGCCTGACCACGGGCTTGGGGGCGGCGGTGGATACGTCGGTGGCGCCGGTTCAGGCGAGTATTCCATTGGGCCGTGCGGTCGGGGTTGGGCGGTTTGCCAATCGGCAGGAATTACGCGCGATTACGGCTGCACGCCTGGCTGGATTAGCACAGGGCCGCTCGGGTATCTCCCCGGTGGCGGCCGATGCACTGTTGGATTTGCTTAATTCAGGCGTCGAACCCGAAGTGCCGTTGCTCGGTTCACTGGGGGAGAGTGATCTGGCGCCGCTGGCGCACTTGAGCCTCGCGCTGAATGTGCCATTGACCGGCAAAGATGGCCTGGCGCTGGTGTCGGCAAATGCTGTGAGTGTCGGCCTTGGCGCGCTGTTGGTGGCCGAGGTGCAGCAGGTGTTGGAGGCGTTATTGGCCGCGCTGGCCTTGTCGTGCGAAGGCTATCGCGCCAACCTCAGCCCGTTTCAGCCGTGGGCTTCACGCTTGCGCCCGGCGCCAGGGCAAACCGAGCAGTCGGCGGCGTTGTTGCAGTTGCTTGAAGGCGGCGAGCTGGCGGGCAGCCCACGGCGCTTGCAAGACCCGTTGAGCTTTCGCTGCGCCACCGTTGTGCAGGGCGCGGCGCAACAGGCGTTGCAGCAATTGCACGCGCTGGTCGAGTTGGAACTGCGCAGCGGCGCGGATAACCCGGCGTTGATCAGCGAAGAATCGATGGTACTGGCCACGGCCAATTTCGACAGCACGCACTTGGCCCTGGCCGCCGAAGGGTTGGGCTTGGCCCTCAGTCGAGTGGCCGCCTGCAGTGCCGAGCGCATTGCCAAGTTGCTGTCGCCTGCCTCCAGTGACTTGCCGCGTTTTCTGATCACGCAACCAGGGCATGTCGGCATGGCCGCCCTGCAGCGCACCAGCTCGGCGTTGGTGGCAGAGATCGGGCATCTGGCTAATCCATTGCCCGCCGTGAGCGTGCCGGTGGCGGATCGGGTGGAAGACTATGCCGGGCAGGCGCTTGCCGTGGTTGACAAGACCCGGCGCTTGACCGAGCGGGTGTTGTGGGTGGCCAGTATCGAACTGATCGTGGCTGCGCAGGCGGTGGACCTGCGTGGAGTGTTGCGGCTGGGGCAGGGCGCTCGGCAGATTCATGCGGCGGTGCGCAGTCAGGTGGCGCATCTGGATCAGGATCGTTCAGGTTCGGTGGATGTGTTGGCACTGAGCAATTTCATCCTCGATGGCCACCTGAAACCCTTTCTCTAA
- a CDS encoding FecR domain-containing protein encodes MNDALIDSATRWYVLLRSGQASAADWQRYRQWRAADPRHDALCQQLEARLGVFQIPQAQGVSGKVLQQALDAPSSRRQVLQIALAGAGVAIGAALLAKPVGLSELTADLRTGTGERRSVTLADGSELLLNAQSAADIQFNPQQRLVRLREGELLAKVASDRNRPFLLQTDQARLHAYGNRFLVRERDGQGQVVALNGAVHIDSQSGERLQLAAGHAVHYDRGGFGPVQASSSGATAWVDGFLQVRDRPLAEVIEALRPYHNGVLRLDPAVAGLRVSGLYRLDNPQQILDTLARTLPIHITRRTGLWVTINAA; translated from the coding sequence ATGAACGACGCCCTGATCGACAGCGCCACGCGCTGGTACGTGCTGCTGCGTTCGGGCCAGGCCTCGGCGGCGGACTGGCAGCGCTATCGCCAGTGGCGCGCGGCCGACCCGCGCCATGATGCGTTGTGCCAGCAACTGGAAGCGCGCCTGGGCGTGTTTCAGATTCCCCAGGCTCAGGGCGTCAGCGGCAAGGTCTTGCAGCAGGCGCTGGATGCGCCTTCCAGCCGTCGCCAGGTGTTGCAGATCGCGTTGGCGGGCGCAGGCGTGGCCATCGGTGCCGCGCTGTTGGCCAAACCCGTAGGCCTGTCGGAACTGACCGCCGACCTCCGCACCGGCACCGGTGAGCGTCGCAGCGTCACCTTGGCCGATGGCAGCGAGTTGCTGCTCAATGCGCAGAGCGCGGCGGATATCCAGTTCAACCCGCAGCAGCGCCTGGTGCGCCTGCGCGAAGGCGAGCTACTGGCCAAGGTTGCCAGCGACCGCAACCGCCCCTTTTTGCTTCAGACCGACCAGGCGCGCCTGCACGCCTATGGCAATCGTTTTTTGGTGCGTGAGCGCGACGGGCAGGGCCAAGTCGTTGCACTCAATGGCGCGGTACACATCGACAGTCAGAGCGGCGAGCGCCTGCAACTCGCCGCCGGCCATGCAGTGCATTACGACCGTGGCGGTTTCGGCCCGGTGCAGGCCAGTTCTTCCGGCGCCACCGCATGGGTCGATGGCTTCCTGCAAGTGCGCGACCGCCCGCTGGCGGAAGTCATCGAGGCGTTGCGGCCCTATCACAATGGCGTGCTGCGCCTGGACCCTGCCGTGGCCGGGCTGCGCGTCAGTGGTCTTTATCGGCTCGACAACCCACAGCAAATCCTCGACACCCTGGCGCGCACCTTGCCCATTCACATTACCCGCCGCACCGGGCTGTGGGTGACCATCAATGCCGCCTGA
- a CDS encoding sigma-70 family RNA polymerase sigma factor — translation MSGADTSHSDYVGGLFRSHYDWLCSRLHRHLDSRAHAEDIAADTFVQLLSSPGVLPIRQPRALLTTIAQRLMYQLWRRRDLERAYLDALDNDETSNAPSPEDLAQMLEALQAIDQLLDGLPAKVKATFLLSQLNGLTYPEIAAELGISQRSVSDYMARALNRCLRLCLE, via the coding sequence ATGTCCGGCGCCGACACTTCTCACAGCGATTACGTGGGCGGATTGTTCCGCAGTCATTACGACTGGCTATGCAGCCGTTTGCACCGCCACCTCGATTCCCGCGCACACGCCGAAGACATCGCCGCCGACACCTTCGTCCAGTTGCTGAGTTCGCCCGGTGTGCTGCCGATCCGTCAGCCTCGCGCCTTGCTCACCACCATCGCCCAGCGTTTGATGTACCAGCTGTGGCGCCGCCGTGACCTGGAGCGCGCCTACCTCGATGCCCTCGACAACGACGAAACGAGCAACGCACCGTCGCCCGAAGACCTCGCGCAAATGCTTGAAGCCCTGCAGGCCATCGACCAACTGCTCGACGGCTTGCCCGCCAAGGTCAAGGCGACCTTTTTGCTCTCGCAACTCAATGGCCTGACGTACCCCGAGATCGCCGCCGAGCTGGGGATTTCCCAGCGCTCGGTCAGCGACTACATGGCCCGCGCGCTCAACCGTTGCCTGCGGCTGTGCCTGGAATGA